From a single Arachis hypogaea cultivar Tifrunner chromosome 3, arahy.Tifrunner.gnm2.J5K5, whole genome shotgun sequence genomic region:
- the LOC112734837 gene encoding uncharacterized protein: MPTSILPSQNGNTRTTKMSSRQRPLHACGVSMIAMAEIAIGKTQNVNGPLGANLRRIIAKLSRSTTPLIYAMQCQLLAILSFMDDHIITAEKISEKLFPSSAVAFDKVDELVLIIASMPEKFDGAVNKVSTVIHKVPLLERAMTLFISMLNGFASILDHYWGRGDSISTKEKTIGVDSSSSSGYISLENFPPISEAEIKGTHDKKAAAVLPSCAKGSYKQALLESGNKEGNNPHDDDDEKEVDGGELCEVSEEGEKKQDDRRSEVEENDKCESNKGGDVLLKLFDSWLMNPGRF; encoded by the exons ATGCCTACATCCATTCTCCCTTCCCAA AATGGAAACACAAGAACCACAAAAATGAGTTCAAGGCAACGTCCATTACATGCATGTGGAGTTTCCATGATAGCAATGGCAGAAATTGCGATTGGAAAAACCCAGAATGTCAATGGTCCATTGGGTGCAAACTTGAGAAGGATAATTGCAAAACTTTCGAGATCCACCACACCCCTTATTTATGCAATGCAATGCCAATTGCTAGCCATACTATCCTTCATGGATGATCACATCATAACAGCAGAGAAAATCTCCGAGAAATTGTTCCCATCCTCTGCGGTGGCCTTCGACAAAGTCGATGAACTAGTCCTAATCATAGCCTCCATGCCAGAGAAATTTGATGGGGCAGTGAACAAGGTCTCAACAGTGATCCACAAAGTGCCATTGCTAGAACGGGCAATGACCCTTTTCATATCAATGTTGAATGGTTTTGCTTCTATCTTGGATCATTATTGGGGGCGTGGAGATTCAATAAGCACAAAGGAGAAAACCATAGGTgttgattcatcttcttcttctggaTACATTTCCTTGGAAAACTTTCCTCCCATATCGGAGGCCGAAATCAAAGGGACTCACGACAAGAAGGCAGCGGCAGTGTTGCCGAGTTGCGCAAAAGGGTCTTACAAGCAGGCATTACTGGAGAGTGGTAACAAAGAAGGGAACAATccacatgatgatgatgatgagaaggagGTTGATGGaggtgaattgtgtgaagttagTGAAGAAGGGGAAAAGAAGCAAGATGATAGAAGAAGTGAAGTTGAAGAGAATGATAAGTGTGAAAGTAACAAGGGTGGTGATGTTCTTTTGAAATTGTTTGATTCATGGCTCATGAACCCAGGTCGTTTCTAG
- the LOC112734836 gene encoding U-box domain-containing protein 6 isoform X1, with product MDVAEYEEKQFSASDAKLHGQMCKALSLIYCKILSVFPSLEAARPRSKSGIQALCSLHMAIEKTKNILQHCTECSKLYLAITADSILLKFERAKCSLKDGLKRVEDIVPQSIGCQIQEIVNELASVSFALDPSEKKIGDDLIALLQQGRKFNDSNDSNELESFHQAASRLGITSSRAALAERRALKKVIERARAEEDKRKESIVAYLLHLMKKYSKLFRNEFSDDNDSQGSAPCSPTVQGSIEDGVPGVHCQAFDRQFSKLGSFCFKPNDMKSEHMPLPPEELRCPISLQLMYDPVIIASGQTYERLCIEKWFSDGHSTCPKTQQKLTHLCLTPNYCVKGLVASWCEQNGVNIPEGPPESLDLNYWRLAFNESESTNSRSANSVSSCKLKGIKVVPLEERGTFEEIGGNRAESVSTQEEDIAQYLSLLEILTEANSLKRKCKVVERLRLLLKDDEEARIFMGANGFVEVLLRFLQSAVREGNLMAQEHGAMALFNLAVNNDRNKEIMLAAGVLSLLEEMVSNTPSYGCATALYVNLSSLEEAKRLIGVSQAVQFLIELLQADTDIQCKQDSLHALYNLSTVTSNIPYLLSSGIVGGLQILLVDQGDCSWIEKCIAILINLASSQDGMEEMLSTPGIIGALASILDTGELLEQEQAVSCLLLLCNRSEKCCEMVLQEGVIPALVSISVNGNPRGRDKAQKLLMLFREQRQRDHPPVQADAHHCPPETSDLSMPPSEMKPQCKSMSRSKTGKAFSFFWKSKSYSVYQC from the exons ATGGATGTAGCTGAGTATGAGGAAAAACAGTTTTCAGCAAGTGATGCCAAG TTACATGGACAGATGTGCAAGGCGCTTTCTCTGATATATTGCAAAATATTGTCGGTATTTCCTTCCTTGGAAGCAGCTCGGCCTAGGAGCAAATCTGGAATTCAAGCATTATGTTCTCTGCACATGGCCATAGAGAAGACTAAAAACATTCTTCAGCACTGCACAGAATGTAGTAAACTTTACCTG GCTATAACTGCAGATTCTATTCTTCTAAAATTTGAGAGGGCTAAATGTTCTCTCAAAGATGGTCTTAAACGGGTGGAAGATATTGTTCCACAATCTATTGGGTGTCAG ATTCAGGAGATTGTCAATGAACTTGCAAGTGTGTCATTTGCACTTGATCCATCAGAGAAGAAAATTGGTGATGATTTAATTGCATTGCTTCAGCAGGGAAGAAAGTTTAATGACTCTAATGACAGCAATGAACTTGAATCTTTTCATCAGGCTGCTAGCAGGCTTGGAATTACATCTTCTAGAGCAGCTCTTGCTGAAAGAAGAGCTCTCAAGAAGGTCATAGAAAGGGCTCGGGCAGAGGAAGACAAGCGGAAGGAATCAATTGTTGCTTATCTTTTGCATCTTATGAAGAAATACTCAAAATTATTTAGAAATGAGTTCTCAGATGACAATGATTCTCAGGGTTCTGCACCTTGTTCTCCCACTGTTCAGGGATCCATTGAGGATGGTGTTCCCGGTGTTCATTGTCAGGCCTTTGACAGACAGTTTTCTAAACTTGGTTCCTTTTGTTTTAAGCCAAATGATATGAAATCAGAGCACATGCCCCTTCCCCCTGAAGAGCTAAGGTGCCCAATATCTTTGCAACTTATGTACGATCCTGTAATCATTGCTTCTGGGCAAACTTACGAAAGGTTATGTATAGAAAAATGGTTTAGTGATGGCCACAGCACTTGCCCAAAGACCCAACAGAAGCTCACACATCTCTGTTTGACTCCTAATTACTGTGTGAAAGGTCTTGTTGCTAGTTGGTGTGAACAGAATGGAGTTAATATTCCCGAAGGCCCTCCTGAATCTCTTGATCTTAATTACTGGAGATTGGCATTCAATGAGTCTGAATCCACAAATTCAAGATCTGCAAACAGTGTCAGCTCTTGCAAGTTGAAGGGTATTAAAGTGGTTCCATTAGAAGAAAGGGGTACCTTTGAGGAAATTGGGGGAAATAGGGCTGAAAGTGTGTCTACACAAGAGGAAGATATTGCACAGTACTTAAGTCTTCTGGAAATCTTGACTGAGGCTAATAGTTTGAAGAGGAAATGTAAAGTGGTTGAACGATTAAGGCTGTTGCtgaaggatgatgaagaagcaAGGATTTTTATGGGGGCTAATGGCTTCGTTGAAGTACTTTTGCGGTTTTTACAATCAGCTGTGCGTGAAGGAAATTTGATGGCTCAGGAGCATGGAGCAATGGCTCTTTTCAACCTGGCTGTAAATAATGACAG AAATAAGGAAATCATGTTGGCGGCAGGAGTATTATCATTGTTGGAGGAAATGGTTTCAAATACTCCTTCGTATGGTTGTGCAACTGCCTTATACGTGAATCTATCTTCCCTTGAAGAGGCCAAGCGTTTGATTGGTGTGAGTCAGGCTGTTCAGTTCTTAATCGAGCTTCTTCAAGCTGACACTGATATTCAATGCAAGCAGGATTCTCTCCATGCTCTCTATAATCTTTCCACTGTAACCTCCAACATTCCTTACCTCCTTTCATCCGGCATCGTTGGCGGCCTACAAATTCTTCTTGTGGACCAGGGCGATTGTAGTTGGATAGAAAAATGTATAGCTATTTTGATAAATTTGGCTTCTTCCCAAGATGGGATGGAGGAAATGTTATCGACTCCAGGAATTATAGGCGCATTAGCTTCAATATTGGACACAGGCGAGCTCCTAGAGCAGGAGCAAGCTGTCTCTTGCCTCCTGCTTCTATGCAATAGAAGTGAGAAATGTTGTGAGATGGTGCTACAAGAAGGTGTCATCCCTGCATTGGTTTCAATATCAGTGAATGGAAATCCAAGAGGGAGAGATAAAGCTCAGAAACTCCTGATGTTGTTTCGAGAGCAGCGGCAACGAGACCATCCGCCAGTGCAAGCTGACGCACATCATTGCCCTCCTGAAACTAGCGATTTGTCAATGCCGCCTTCTGAAATGAAGCCGCAATGCAAGTCAATGTCTAGAAGTAAGACAGGGAAAGCTTTTAGCTTTTTCTGGAAAAGCAAGAGCTATTCTGTCTACCAGTGTTAA
- the LOC112734836 gene encoding U-box domain-containing protein 45 isoform X2, with the protein MCKALSLIYCKILSVFPSLEAARPRSKSGIQALCSLHMAIEKTKNILQHCTECSKLYLAITADSILLKFERAKCSLKDGLKRVEDIVPQSIGCQIQEIVNELASVSFALDPSEKKIGDDLIALLQQGRKFNDSNDSNELESFHQAASRLGITSSRAALAERRALKKVIERARAEEDKRKESIVAYLLHLMKKYSKLFRNEFSDDNDSQGSAPCSPTVQGSIEDGVPGVHCQAFDRQFSKLGSFCFKPNDMKSEHMPLPPEELRCPISLQLMYDPVIIASGQTYERLCIEKWFSDGHSTCPKTQQKLTHLCLTPNYCVKGLVASWCEQNGVNIPEGPPESLDLNYWRLAFNESESTNSRSANSVSSCKLKGIKVVPLEERGTFEEIGGNRAESVSTQEEDIAQYLSLLEILTEANSLKRKCKVVERLRLLLKDDEEARIFMGANGFVEVLLRFLQSAVREGNLMAQEHGAMALFNLAVNNDRNKEIMLAAGVLSLLEEMVSNTPSYGCATALYVNLSSLEEAKRLIGVSQAVQFLIELLQADTDIQCKQDSLHALYNLSTVTSNIPYLLSSGIVGGLQILLVDQGDCSWIEKCIAILINLASSQDGMEEMLSTPGIIGALASILDTGELLEQEQAVSCLLLLCNRSEKCCEMVLQEGVIPALVSISVNGNPRGRDKAQKLLMLFREQRQRDHPPVQADAHHCPPETSDLSMPPSEMKPQCKSMSRSKTGKAFSFFWKSKSYSVYQC; encoded by the exons ATGTGCAAGGCGCTTTCTCTGATATATTGCAAAATATTGTCGGTATTTCCTTCCTTGGAAGCAGCTCGGCCTAGGAGCAAATCTGGAATTCAAGCATTATGTTCTCTGCACATGGCCATAGAGAAGACTAAAAACATTCTTCAGCACTGCACAGAATGTAGTAAACTTTACCTG GCTATAACTGCAGATTCTATTCTTCTAAAATTTGAGAGGGCTAAATGTTCTCTCAAAGATGGTCTTAAACGGGTGGAAGATATTGTTCCACAATCTATTGGGTGTCAG ATTCAGGAGATTGTCAATGAACTTGCAAGTGTGTCATTTGCACTTGATCCATCAGAGAAGAAAATTGGTGATGATTTAATTGCATTGCTTCAGCAGGGAAGAAAGTTTAATGACTCTAATGACAGCAATGAACTTGAATCTTTTCATCAGGCTGCTAGCAGGCTTGGAATTACATCTTCTAGAGCAGCTCTTGCTGAAAGAAGAGCTCTCAAGAAGGTCATAGAAAGGGCTCGGGCAGAGGAAGACAAGCGGAAGGAATCAATTGTTGCTTATCTTTTGCATCTTATGAAGAAATACTCAAAATTATTTAGAAATGAGTTCTCAGATGACAATGATTCTCAGGGTTCTGCACCTTGTTCTCCCACTGTTCAGGGATCCATTGAGGATGGTGTTCCCGGTGTTCATTGTCAGGCCTTTGACAGACAGTTTTCTAAACTTGGTTCCTTTTGTTTTAAGCCAAATGATATGAAATCAGAGCACATGCCCCTTCCCCCTGAAGAGCTAAGGTGCCCAATATCTTTGCAACTTATGTACGATCCTGTAATCATTGCTTCTGGGCAAACTTACGAAAGGTTATGTATAGAAAAATGGTTTAGTGATGGCCACAGCACTTGCCCAAAGACCCAACAGAAGCTCACACATCTCTGTTTGACTCCTAATTACTGTGTGAAAGGTCTTGTTGCTAGTTGGTGTGAACAGAATGGAGTTAATATTCCCGAAGGCCCTCCTGAATCTCTTGATCTTAATTACTGGAGATTGGCATTCAATGAGTCTGAATCCACAAATTCAAGATCTGCAAACAGTGTCAGCTCTTGCAAGTTGAAGGGTATTAAAGTGGTTCCATTAGAAGAAAGGGGTACCTTTGAGGAAATTGGGGGAAATAGGGCTGAAAGTGTGTCTACACAAGAGGAAGATATTGCACAGTACTTAAGTCTTCTGGAAATCTTGACTGAGGCTAATAGTTTGAAGAGGAAATGTAAAGTGGTTGAACGATTAAGGCTGTTGCtgaaggatgatgaagaagcaAGGATTTTTATGGGGGCTAATGGCTTCGTTGAAGTACTTTTGCGGTTTTTACAATCAGCTGTGCGTGAAGGAAATTTGATGGCTCAGGAGCATGGAGCAATGGCTCTTTTCAACCTGGCTGTAAATAATGACAG AAATAAGGAAATCATGTTGGCGGCAGGAGTATTATCATTGTTGGAGGAAATGGTTTCAAATACTCCTTCGTATGGTTGTGCAACTGCCTTATACGTGAATCTATCTTCCCTTGAAGAGGCCAAGCGTTTGATTGGTGTGAGTCAGGCTGTTCAGTTCTTAATCGAGCTTCTTCAAGCTGACACTGATATTCAATGCAAGCAGGATTCTCTCCATGCTCTCTATAATCTTTCCACTGTAACCTCCAACATTCCTTACCTCCTTTCATCCGGCATCGTTGGCGGCCTACAAATTCTTCTTGTGGACCAGGGCGATTGTAGTTGGATAGAAAAATGTATAGCTATTTTGATAAATTTGGCTTCTTCCCAAGATGGGATGGAGGAAATGTTATCGACTCCAGGAATTATAGGCGCATTAGCTTCAATATTGGACACAGGCGAGCTCCTAGAGCAGGAGCAAGCTGTCTCTTGCCTCCTGCTTCTATGCAATAGAAGTGAGAAATGTTGTGAGATGGTGCTACAAGAAGGTGTCATCCCTGCATTGGTTTCAATATCAGTGAATGGAAATCCAAGAGGGAGAGATAAAGCTCAGAAACTCCTGATGTTGTTTCGAGAGCAGCGGCAACGAGACCATCCGCCAGTGCAAGCTGACGCACATCATTGCCCTCCTGAAACTAGCGATTTGTCAATGCCGCCTTCTGAAATGAAGCCGCAATGCAAGTCAATGTCTAGAAGTAAGACAGGGAAAGCTTTTAGCTTTTTCTGGAAAAGCAAGAGCTATTCTGTCTACCAGTGTTAA